From Aliarcobacter butzleri, the proteins below share one genomic window:
- a CDS encoding ABC transporter ATP-binding protein has protein sequence MKNSDIIIDISNLSYSYNSKRIYENLNLQIKEGTIFGLLGKNGVGKSTLINILMGFLKPNSGKCLIFGEPSHNLSAQIKKDIALLYEGFITYDFMSIKEIEKYFAPFYPNWKKPVFYELINLMNLNHNQKLSTLSFGQKSQVILGLLFAQDAKLLILDDYSMGLDAGYRKLFIDYLKDYVKETNKTVLITSHIMSDLVDLIDDIAIIQKDKEIYKNSMKNFIENFRCYKLNENEQIDLKNVHRVESHKNYKKIYTFENFDSLEELQVDFEDKFLGYVGKY, from the coding sequence ATGAAAAATAGTGATATTATAATAGATATCTCAAATTTATCCTATTCATACAATTCTAAAAGGATTTATGAAAATCTAAACTTGCAAATAAAAGAAGGCACTATTTTTGGTCTTTTAGGAAAGAATGGTGTAGGAAAGTCTACTTTAATAAATATTTTAATGGGCTTTTTAAAACCAAACAGTGGAAAATGTTTGATTTTTGGAGAGCCATCTCATAACTTGAGTGCACAAATAAAAAAAGATATTGCTTTATTATATGAAGGATTTATAACTTATGATTTTATGAGCATAAAAGAGATAGAAAAATATTTTGCACCTTTTTATCCAAATTGGAAAAAACCTGTTTTTTATGAGTTAATAAATCTTATGAATTTAAATCATAATCAAAAACTCTCAACTTTATCTTTTGGGCAAAAATCACAAGTAATTTTAGGACTTTTATTTGCTCAAGATGCAAAACTACTAATTCTTGATGATTATTCGATGGGACTTGATGCAGGATACAGAAAGCTATTTATTGATTATTTAAAAGATTATGTAAAAGAAACAAATAAAACTGTACTTATCACTTCACATATTATGAGTGATTTAGTTGATTTGATTGATGACATCGCAATCATACAAAAAGATAAAGAGATTTATAAAAATAGTATGAAAAATTTTATAGAAAATTTTAGATGTTATAAATTAAACGAAAATGAACAAATAGATTTAAAAAATGTACATAGAGTTGAATCTCACAAAAATTACAAAAAAATTTATACATTTGAAAATTTTGATTCATTAGAAGAATTACAAGTTGATTTTGAAGACAAATTTTTGGGATATGTAGGGAAATACTAA
- a CDS encoding FeoA family protein encodes MGLNEIKKGSIVKISKLNAKGALLYKLLDMGFVNGAVVEVIREAPLYDPMELKIHNYNLTLRKSEAKLIEVNMI; translated from the coding sequence ATGGGATTAAATGAAATAAAAAAAGGCTCTATTGTAAAAATCTCAAAACTTAATGCAAAAGGAGCACTATTATATAAATTACTTGATATGGGATTTGTAAATGGTGCTGTTGTAGAAGTAATAAGAGAAGCACCTTTATATGATCCAATGGAGTTAAAAATACATAATTACAATTTAACTTTGAGAAAAAGTGAAGCAAAATTAATAGAAGTGAATATGATATGA
- the pyrF gene encoding orotidine-5'-phosphate decarboxylase, with product MKLCVSLDLETAKENLDLVKQLKDFDVWLKVGFRTYLRDGKKFLEELKAINPNFKIFLDLKLYDIPNTMADAAEDISKFGIIDMFNVHASAGIIAMKTVMERIKDIPNKPLVLAVTALTSFDNENFKAIYNEDIETKARQFAKDTFEAGMDGVVCSAFESLDIKNNTSKDFITLCPGIRPFGEDSGDQKRVADIAFSKENLVDFIVVGRPIYKSNNPKKVVEEILKSI from the coding sequence ATGAAATTATGTGTATCTTTAGATTTAGAAACAGCTAAAGAAAATTTAGACCTTGTAAAACAGTTAAAAGATTTTGATGTATGGTTAAAAGTTGGGTTTAGAACTTATTTAAGAGATGGTAAAAAGTTTTTAGAAGAGTTAAAAGCTATAAATCCAAATTTTAAAATATTTTTAGATTTAAAACTATACGATATTCCAAATACAATGGCTGATGCAGCTGAAGATATATCAAAATTTGGAATAATTGATATGTTCAATGTTCACGCAAGTGCTGGAATTATTGCTATGAAAACAGTTATGGAAAGGATAAAAGATATTCCAAATAAACCTTTAGTTCTAGCTGTAACTGCTCTTACATCATTTGATAATGAAAATTTTAAAGCAATTTATAATGAAGATATAGAAACAAAAGCAAGACAATTTGCAAAAGATACTTTTGAAGCAGGAATGGATGGGGTTGTATGCTCAGCTTTTGAGAGTTTAGATATAAAAAATAACACTTCAAAAGATTTTATTACTTTATGTCCAGGAATTCGTCCTTTTGGAGAAGATAGTGGTGACCAAAAAAGAGTTGCTGATATTGCTTTTTCAAAAGAAAATTTAGTAGATTTTATAGTTGTTGGAAGACCTATTTACAAATCAAATAATCCAAAAAAAGTTGTAGAAGAGATATTAAAAAGCATTTAA
- the nusB gene encoding transcription antitermination factor NusB: MATRTQARESVIGLLYAYDLGNDGITKFVDEILEEKKIRNNQKDFALNLFNGTIKNLSQIDENIVSNLNQGTLSDIGSVEKSILRLAIYEILFESLPKAIIINEAIELSKRLASDGAPKFINGLLDKIVKA; the protein is encoded by the coding sequence TTGGCAACTAGAACACAAGCAAGAGAGTCTGTTATTGGTCTATTATATGCTTATGATTTAGGAAATGATGGTATTACTAAATTTGTAGATGAAATTTTAGAAGAGAAAAAAATAAGAAATAATCAAAAAGATTTTGCACTTAATTTATTTAATGGAACTATCAAAAATTTAAGCCAAATTGATGAAAATATAGTTTCAAACTTAAATCAAGGAACATTAAGTGATATAGGTTCTGTTGAAAAATCTATTTTAAGACTTGCAATTTATGAAATTTTATTTGAAAGTTTACCAAAAGCAATAATTATAAATGAAGCTATCGAACTATCAAAAAGATTAGCTAGTGATGGTGCTCCAAAATTTATAAATGGTTTACTTGATAAAATAGTAAAGGCTTAA
- the kdsA gene encoding 3-deoxy-8-phosphooctulonate synthase gives MLKIMTGPCVLEDRDTVMKIAEKLKPLSEDKRVEFYFKASFDKANRTSLSSFRGPGLDEGLKIFEEIKKEFGYKVVTDIHESYQAAPAGEIIDILQIPAFLCRQTDLLVAAAKTPAKINIKKGQFLAADAMKHPVEKVLNTRGIDEVSYENSQKAGVWLCERGNTFGYGALVVDMRNLILLRQYAPVIFDATHSVQIPSTGGTTGGNSSFVPYMARAAASVGVDGFFFETHIDPKTAKSDGPNMLQIDDLYKTMNEIFAIKEALGYN, from the coding sequence ATGTTAAAAATAATGACAGGACCATGTGTCCTTGAAGATAGAGATACAGTGATGAAAATCGCTGAAAAATTAAAACCTTTAAGTGAAGATAAAAGAGTAGAATTTTATTTTAAAGCTTCATTTGATAAAGCAAATAGAACAAGTTTAAGTTCATTTAGAGGACCAGGTCTTGATGAAGGACTAAAAATTTTTGAAGAGATAAAAAAAGAGTTTGGATATAAAGTTGTAACTGATATTCATGAGTCATACCAAGCAGCTCCTGCTGGAGAAATAATAGATATTTTACAAATTCCTGCTTTTTTATGTAGACAAACAGATTTACTCGTAGCAGCTGCAAAAACTCCTGCAAAAATAAATATCAAAAAAGGACAGTTCCTTGCAGCTGATGCTATGAAACATCCTGTTGAAAAAGTATTAAATACAAGAGGAATAGACGAAGTATCTTATGAAAACTCGCAAAAAGCTGGTGTTTGGCTTTGTGAAAGAGGAAATACTTTTGGATATGGTGCTTTAGTTGTGGATATGAGAAACCTTATACTTCTACGACAATATGCTCCAGTAATTTTTGATGCAACTCATAGTGTACAAATACCAAGTACTGGTGGAACAACAGGAGGAAATAGCTCTTTTGTACCATATATGGCAAGAGCAGCAGCAAGTGTTGGAGTAGATGGATTTTTCTTTGAAACACATATTGATCCAAAAACTGCAAAAAGTGATGGACCAAATATGCTACAAATTGATGATTTATATAAAACTATGAATGAGATTTTTGCAATCAAAGAAGCTTTAGGGTATAATTGA
- the ribH gene encoding 6,7-dimethyl-8-ribityllumazine synthase, translated as MKVIEGVLRLKGNEKIAVINGRFNHIITDRLVEGARDAFKRHGGNEDNLDLILVPGAFEIPFALEKALSSGKYDAVCCVGAVIRGATPHFDYISAEATKGIATVGLKYGKPVSNGVLTTDTIEQAIERAGSKVGNKGAEAMVTIIEMLDLYNEMGK; from the coding sequence ATGAAAGTAATAGAAGGTGTTTTAAGACTTAAAGGAAATGAAAAAATTGCCGTTATAAATGGTAGATTTAATCACATAATAACAGATAGATTAGTAGAAGGTGCACGTGATGCTTTCAAAAGACATGGTGGGAATGAAGACAATTTAGATTTGATTTTAGTTCCAGGAGCTTTTGAAATTCCATTTGCTTTAGAAAAAGCATTATCAAGTGGAAAATATGATGCTGTTTGTTGTGTTGGTGCAGTAATAAGAGGAGCAACTCCACACTTTGATTACATTAGTGCAGAAGCTACAAAAGGTATTGCTACAGTTGGACTAAAATATGGGAAACCTGTATCAAATGGTGTTTTAACAACTGATACAATAGAACAAGCAATTGAAAGAGCTGGTTCAAAAGTTGGTAACAAAGGTGCTGAAGCTATGGTTACTATTATTGAAATGTTAGATTTATATAACGAAATGGGGAAATAA
- a CDS encoding DUF4857 domain-containing protein, whose product MFQSIFIKEWLKIKSFLLFSILTSIIILGYFAFRLNFEFSTVEPESMMWYRFVQLEQKPYFDLIFYYLIFGCLFALFQFLPELIQKRVKVTIHLPLNLAQIVFSHIFIGLVFIIFYYSFISLSILAICAHYYPEEIVQIIFKDTLAFSLISIIFYILVSALILEQNKKILFLKALISVLFLFVFVKEQFFINDFFILFTVLIFSPFILLDSFYSVKQQRLKIFYKVGFFIISFILLSSSFLNYKENYQKEFYKYYIFYSDILEEFVYQKNFGEHRFEYGIKDDRTFLQKEYESYLPFVYWRDLDIQKKLPVTINEKVFTKDEIKDSKLGFDYNYKLLKKQETELYPLFNPQTNEGMIKFPEEFFGIFKDGAKIYDFDNDHLKEDSKELNKKLQEIDFSYPVKNIWGKTTNIKPFDLGYLIIDNKNRLFNLKKENNNIQIKEIEYPKNIDIVYINIAENKQQNLSGYAIDKNSNFYLLTWDFEFIRLDLKEFDYKKMRLKFIADPVNYLIRYDDQKNYYAVIYSKDDYKKIKEINFKD is encoded by the coding sequence ATGTTTCAATCAATTTTTATAAAAGAGTGGCTAAAAATAAAAAGCTTTTTATTATTCTCAATTCTAACTTCAATAATAATTTTAGGATATTTTGCATTTAGGTTAAACTTCGAGTTTTCAACGGTCGAACCTGAATCTATGATGTGGTATAGATTTGTTCAATTAGAACAAAAACCATATTTTGATTTAATATTTTATTATCTCATTTTTGGCTGTTTATTTGCTTTATTTCAGTTTTTGCCAGAACTTATTCAAAAAAGAGTAAAAGTAACTATTCATCTACCTTTAAATTTGGCTCAAATAGTTTTTTCTCATATTTTTATTGGTTTAGTATTTATCATATTTTATTATAGTTTTATCTCTTTATCTATTTTAGCAATTTGTGCACACTATTATCCAGAAGAAATTGTGCAAATAATATTTAAAGATACTTTAGCTTTTAGTCTTATTTCTATAATTTTTTATATTTTAGTTTCAGCTTTGATTTTAGAACAAAACAAAAAAATTTTATTTTTAAAAGCTTTAATTTCGGTTTTATTTTTATTCGTATTTGTAAAAGAACAATTTTTTATAAATGATTTTTTTATTCTATTTACTGTTTTAATCTTTTCACCATTTATTTTACTTGATAGTTTTTATAGCGTAAAACAACAAAGATTAAAAATATTTTATAAAGTTGGCTTTTTTATTATCTCTTTTATTCTTTTATCCTCATCTTTTTTAAATTATAAAGAGAATTATCAAAAAGAGTTTTATAAATACTACATTTTTTATTCAGATATTTTAGAAGAGTTTGTTTATCAAAAAAATTTTGGAGAACATAGATTTGAGTATGGGATAAAAGATGATAGAACTTTTTTACAAAAAGAGTATGAATCATATCTTCCTTTTGTTTATTGGAGAGATTTGGATATTCAGAAAAAACTTCCAGTTACTATAAATGAAAAAGTTTTTACTAAAGATGAAATCAAAGATTCGAAATTAGGATTTGATTACAACTATAAATTACTAAAAAAACAAGAGACTGAACTTTATCCACTTTTTAATCCTCAAACTAATGAAGGAATGATTAAATTTCCAGAAGAGTTTTTTGGTATTTTTAAAGATGGTGCAAAAATTTATGATTTTGACAATGACCATTTAAAGGAAGATTCTAAAGAGTTAAATAAAAAATTACAAGAAATAGATTTTTCATATCCTGTAAAAAATATTTGGGGTAAAACTACAAATATAAAACCTTTTGATTTAGGATATTTGATAATAGATAATAAAAATAGACTTTTCAATCTAAAAAAAGAGAATAACAATATACAAATAAAAGAGATTGAATATCCTAAAAATATAGATATTGTTTATATAAATATTGCAGAAAATAAACAACAAAATTTAAGCGGTTATGCAATAGATAAAAATAGCAATTTTTATCTTTTAACTTGGGATTTTGAGTTTATAAGACTTGATTTGAAAGAGTTTGATTATAAAAAAATGAGATTAAAATTTATTGCTGATCCAGTAAATTATCTCATTAGATACGATGATCAAAAAAACTATTATGCAGTTATTTACTCAAAAGATGATTATAAAAAAATAAAAGAAATTAACTTTAAAGATTAG